GTTCAGAGGTGATCCGGTGAATGGCAGTGCCTCCAGGTTGATGGCCTGGGCAGCGGCCAGTGCCATCCTGTTGGCCGCGGTGGCCGCCCGTTGGGGAAGCCCGATGCTATCGGCGAACTCCTGCCAGTGCTTCGCCTTGAGGTTCTTCACCCGGCCGGTGATGGTTAGGGCCATGGTGTCGTCGCCGTAGAGGAGCGTGCACGGGATGTCATAGACGGGGGCAACCACCCAGCCGCCGCGCCCGCCTTGCAGCACGGCCGCGTTCTTGGCGTGCAAGTCCCCGTTGCCGGTCAGCCAGGCGAAGATGAACTGCAGGTAGAGGTTCCTCACGGCCACTGCGCGGGCCTTGCACAGGCCTGCCAGTGCAAGAATCACGTTTTCAGAGCTCACGGCATATTTTGATGCGGGGGGAAGGTCCAGGACCTGGGCGGCATCCTCCAGGGCCAGCCTCTGGGGCTCGCCGTCCGCGGTGCGGTCGAACCGTTCAACCAGCAGGCCGGGCAGCCCGTTCCGGTCCCTGACCACGCTATGCCTGGCAACAGGGATTCTCAGCGCTTTCGCGCCGGCGAGGTGCGCTGCTTCGTTGACCACCAGGTGCGGGTGCTGCGGCGGATCGAGCTTCAGCAGGTATCGTCGGTTCGCCAGGGCAAGCGGGGTGGTGAGCATTGACGCGCTGGCTTTGGCCTGGACCCCTGGCAACCCGTGCGGATCA
This genomic interval from Arthrobacter sp. SLBN-100 contains the following:
- a CDS encoding type II toxin-antitoxin system HipA family toxin, encoding MTDDLRRLKFVRNADVYKAGVLAGHLNRTARGSVVFSYVPDYLTSGGGPVSTTLPLTADPVEAPSGALPSFFSGLLPEGHRLTLLKDAVKTSLGDELSLLLAVGSDVPGDVQVVPAGENPKEPLPLADTSRPEDLDFAALAEAVDPHGLPGVQAKASASMLTTPLALANRRYLLKLDPPQHPHLVVNEAAHLAGAKALRIPVARHSVVRDRNGLPGLLVERFDRTADGEPQRLALEDAAQVLDLPPASKYAVSSENVILALAGLCKARAVAVRNLYLQFIFAWLTGNGDLHAKNAAVLQGGRGGWVVAPVYDIPCTLLYGDDTMALTITGRVKNLKAKHWQEFADSIGLPQRAATAANRMALAAAQAINLEALPFTGSPLNGTLRELRHRRGEFVD